Proteins from a genomic interval of Rhizoctonia solani chromosome 12, complete sequence:
- a CDS encoding antiviral helicase SKI2 — protein sequence MTTPEDVLAKLGHWEDPLVLSDLLTFERIPAPTELVFERAGLEGKIIGQTGNVPFKPGGLNEIFKEETGGEVIDLDSETLRTVPPGFSRGLKLEGDVDEEVIVFSDLPEDDLPAQPSALPTRSRRPLLNRPAHQPDQPKSTTFYLRRRQSVTIQRRRPPPQLAKREWAHIVNVDKPFNNFHELVPDMAHKYPFELDTFQKEAVYHLEMGDSVFVAAHTSAGKTVVAEYAISLSAKHMTRTIYTSPIKALSNQKYRDFKTTYGSANVGILTGDVQINPEANCLVMTTEILRSMLYKGADIIRDVEFVVFDEVHYVNDAERGVVWEEVIIMLPDHVNIILLSATVPNTKEFAEWVGRTKKKDIYVISTPKRPVPLEHYLYAGREMYKIVDAGGKWLGTGYKDAGEALRRKQDKEREAAGLAPIQRVGARGGRGAAAQQPQRGRGGGGGGGRGGPSQRGGGGPTSRGGGGSHMGSSGPRSHQQQDKNLWVHLVGHLKKKNLLPVVIFTFSKKRCEENAGTLSSTDLSDAKERSEIHLVWEKALGGSKGRNGQKVAPNCADAGFAESRDWVHHGGLLPLVKEVVEILFARGLVKVLFATETFAMGVNMPARSVVFSGIRKHDGKSFRDLLPGEYTQMSGRAGRRGLDETGVVIIVSGDELPDTGTLNRMILGVPNKLQSQFRLTYNMILNLLRVEALKVEEMIKRSFSENASQSQLPEQQKRVLQSLKSCPSSSARLASRMHLYYDFSAEYVHLNKKILELAGTGKLVSGRVVVLRDTHFAGNLAIFLKNAGENKPGERLYYALALVDEHTKRVPRPKNRQGGTYEFVEIPLSSVHMVTNKFVKVDLKAIVQDHRISVMQEAVGQLAPLASEWSTGPGIEEIEWLKGKGHSIDVQDALQDRAGVERALGRMVCVHCTEFDEHYALLHRQMTLHKEIGRITFELSDQNLELLPDYDRGYSGLRARRSGRSLSCFLFQDKTEVTPQVPDKLKAGLDEITKLADRVGRRQLANKVADPDFAAKLKFGLVEVVYEWAKGMPFDQITDLTDVAEGTIVRVITRLDETCREVRDAARVIGDGDLFRKMEEAQVKIKRDIVFAASLYF from the exons ATGACGACGCCCGAAGATGTGCTCGCTAAACTCGG ACACTGGGAGGACCCGCTAGTGCTATCGGACTTGCTCACGTTTGAGCGGATACCCGCTCCTACAGAATTGGTATTTGAACGGGCAGGACTGGAAGGAAAGATCATAGG GCAAACTGGAAACGTACCCTTCAAACCTGGAGGTCTGAACGAAATCTTCAAGGAGGAAACAGGAGGGGAAGTTATTGATTTAGATTCTG AAACGTTGCGTACTGTCCCTCCCGGTTTCTCAAGAGGGTTAAAGTTGGAGGGTGACGTAGACGAAGAAGTTATCGTATTCAGTGACTTGCCAGAAGACGACCTA CCAGCACAACCTTCAGCCTTGCCCACACGATCAAGGCGCCCACTGCTGAATCGACCGGCGCACCAACCGGATCAGCCGAAGTCGACGACTTTTTATCTACGACGGAGGCAA AGTGTTACGATACAGCGGCGCCGTCCTCCTCCCCAGCTCGCCAAACGGGAATGGGCACACATTGTCAATGTCGATAAACCATTCAATAATTTCCATGAATTGGTTCCTGATATGGCCCACAAA TACCCTTTTGAACTGGATACTTTCCAGAAAGAAGCAGTGTATCATTTGGAGATGGGAGATAGCGTGTTTGTGGCGGCGCATACGAGTGCCGGAAAGACAGTCGTGGCCGAGTATGCGATCTCACTTTCGGCGAAACATATGACCAG GACCATATACACATCCCCTATCAAAGCCCTCTCTAATCAAAAATATCGGGACTTCAAAACCACTTATGGGTCAGCCAATGTTGGTATCCTAACCGGAGACGTACAAATCAACCCAGAAGCCAACTGTTTGGTGATGACGACTGAAATCCTGCGTTCAATGCTCTACAAAGGCGCGGATATAATTCGAGACGTGGAATTTGTGGTATTTGACGAGGTGCACTACGTGAATGATGCAGAG AGAGGAGTTGTATGGGAGGAGGTTATTATCATGCTGCCTGACCACGTCAATATCATTCTTCTGAGTGCTACGGTTCCAAATACGAAAGAGTTTGCGGAATGGGTTGG ACGCACAAAGAAAAAGGATATCTATGTAATTAGTACTCCTAAACGCCCTGTCCCACTGGAACACTATCTATATGCGGGCCGAGAAATGTACAAAATCGTGGATGCAGGCGGAAAGTGGCTCGGAACTGG ATATAAAGACGCAGGAGAGGCACTTCGCCGAAAACAAGACAAAGAGCGTGAAGCCGCAGGACTCGCACCGATCCAACGTGTCGGCGCACGAGGTGGTCGGGGTGCAGCAGCACAACAGCCTCAACGTGGTCGAGGCGGCGGTGGAGGGGGCGGACGAGGAGGCCCTTCTCagcgtggtggtggtggaccAACCTCGAGAGGCGGCGGTGGATCACACATGGGTTCGTCCGGTCCTCGTTCGCACCAACAGCAGGATAAGAACCTCTGGGTCCACCTCGTCGGACACCTCAAAAAGAAAAACCTCTTGCCCGTCGTTATTTTCACGTTTTCGAAAAAGAGGTGCGAGGAAAATGCGGGTACGCTTAGTTCGACGGACTTGTCGGATGCCAAGGAGAGGAGCGAGATTCATTTGGTTTGGGAAAAGGCCTTGGGAGGCTCAAAG GGTAGGAACGGACAAAAAGTTGCCCCAAATTGCGCGGATGCGGGATTTGCTGAGTCGAGGGATTGGGTGCACCATGGTGGTCTACTGCCTCTCGTCAAAGAG GTAGTCGAAATTCTCTTTGCTCGCGGTCTGGTCAAGGTCCTCTTTGCGACGGAAACATTTGCCATGGGTGTAAACATGCCCGCTCGAAGCGTCGTATTCTCCGGTATCCGAAAGCACGACGGGAAGAGCTTTAGGGATCTCTTGCCGGGCGAGTATACACAGATGAGTGGTCGGGCGGGACGCAGAGGATTAGACGAAACGGGAGTGGTGATTATTGTTTCGGGGGACGAGTTGCCCGAC ACTGGGACTCTGAACAGAATGATCCTGGGCGTTCCAAACAAGCTTCAATCTCAGTTTAGGTTAACGTACAACATGATTCTCAACTTGCTCCGTGTCGAGGCGCTTAAAGTCGAAGAGATGATCAAGCGGAGTTTCTCGGAAAACGCGTCGCAGAGTCAGTTGCCTGAGCAGCAGAAGCGGGTGCTACAG AGCTTAAAAAGCTGCCCAAGCTCGAGTGCGAGACTTGCCTCCAGGATGCACCTGTACTATGACTTTTCAGCCGAGTATGTCCATTTGAACAAGAAGATTTTGGAGTTGGCCGGGACTGGGAAACTTGTTTCCGGGAGAGTTGTCGTTTTGAGAGATACG CATTTTGCGGGAAATTTAGCTATATTCTTGAAAAATGCGGGGGAGAACAAGCCTGGAGAGCGGTTGTACTATGCGCTTGCGTTGGTGGACGAACACACCAAGCGCGTTCCAAGG CCCAAGAACCGGC AAGGAGGAACGTACGAGTTTGTGGAGATCCCGCTATCGAGTGTGCACATGGTCACGAACAAGTTTGTTAAA GTCGATTTGAAAGCCATCGTGCAAGACCACCGCATCTCGGTGATGCAAGAAGCTGTAGGGCAATTGGCGCCCTTGGCGTCTGAATGGTCCACAGGTCCCGGAATCGAGGAGATCGAGTGGTTGAAAGGAAAGGGCCATTCGATTGATGTGCAGGATGCATTGCAGGATCGAGCTGGAGTCGAGCGGGCGCTGGGAAGAATGGTGTGCGTGCATTGCACCGAGTTTGACGAGCAT TATGCACTGCTCCATAGACAAATGACCCTTCACAAGGAGATTGGACGGATTACGTTCGAGCTGAGCGATCAGAATCTGGAACTTTTGCCCGATTACGACAGAGGATACAG CGGCCTACGAGCCCGAAGAAGTGGTCGCTCTCTTTCTTGCTTCTTGTTCCAGGACAAGACCGAGGTAACGCCCCAGGTTCCTGACAAGCTGAAAGCCGGGCTGGACGAGATTACGAAGCTGGCGGATCGGGTGGGGAGGCGACAACTGGCGAATAAAGTGGCGGACCCTGATTTCGCGGCCAAACTCAAGTTTGGGCTGGTGGAGGTTGTGTACGAGTGGGCAAAGGGAATG CCGTTTGACCAGATTACCGACTTGACGGATGTTGCAGAGGGGACGATCGTCCGGGTGATCACCCGGCTGGATGAGACGTGTCGGGAAGTGCGTGACGCTGCGCGCGTCATCGGCGACGGGGACTTGTTCCGCAAGATGGAAGAGGCGCAGGTGAAGATCAAGCGCGATA TTGTGTTTGCTGCGAGCTTGTACTTTTGA
- a CDS encoding endoplasmic reticulum membrane protein, with protein sequence MSSLLTLVFVYLLGGLTFIPLVICAGLYVVLYITPPIGDPDPAKRIKNELQASSSDSSVEEKPPAEVSSPDLPPPRLKPLQGWIVARRTFEESPSDATYMGMMRSFLDSRSKDRRPRDTYYAVLKGTVLYLYEDEAMAECSAALDAGAYTVEIWPHDGLLDGELFAKRNCIRFSTKSSSPGNSPNYMASVSKNMKLADENEATEDEMGETRDKTDSNLVDERSKKRRAAFDLSQPWHLFIKNNSDMEDWYFALVQASSPVPVGATDPSSPLGSVFSSSDMAHLVATLDAQPDAIPTRWLNALLGRLFFSVYRTAKVEAYILGRLASKLAKVKRPGFLTALSVREVSVGSRPPTIATPMLKELTRWGDAALELKFLFDGELRLTIAATAEVSLGARFRPYVVQLVLAVVVRKIEGNVLVKVKRPPSNRIWYGFTSMPKLEIDVLPVVSDREIKWGVVLKPIETQLKEIVSLVINLSSVLKLYAPLHFYSHQLYSRTCFPQIRESIVMPNMDDIPFFESSGYHHRGGIWPDAARRQYNPEKDDPSTTPNPAVDMSTPLEASDKSSASAPPSVMGLATDASRPRSSTELPAVSESTPNLPLSPKSKPSMTVDEPNTANPEGLVPTSDSARSRSPSPVGIKVNSVEEQMPRKEMEKDKPKAVPLPAVVTSSKRSSWFSRTPVSLSSSSSPVDGPRGRTIDLQSGATSAKATTTGVREHSTPRSPVLLEVGEGSEMARASSSPPRINMSETNNSGPSPTVVSSGTSGHAEAPTQDTFPDDQTDVPNDPTPTGNNTTFRPPTPMLTINGTRRATVSHQTSKSASGNFYSGGSVSSSSLPQAESSTTAVSSDSELVKGPISGTPPDTSISSNVSSLNTPNDVPQVDSRDNHELTRTLSNSSSNSLSANTSVTSSTAPTSTDISISQDPTNSGANSFLSAWKSRTADKQAINNAAKEAMKKWTVGWNSLKRGVEEERERRRSTNNTGAANSTQGDTSGVDDEGSGSDAGMGGVGSANKAAGKKTYAELRAGNLSSSPKPRPTSLSVVPSAPRTTTEVQIHSPDLFDSSKPIIEQPKPIGTQPGRAATMTIPGIHASHQGEVMSLGSAPAPIDTSNKDKDKAQDKLMDREKSLSPTGRPSSIQNVYRLFGQRTISTNSNDAPNLTGSNEILKQPKAAASSASIDTISVTPTDDEPPAEITFSPSTPRSSTPAPLFPSRSVPNGLPTPKSPPAALPPSKDSATMSAASEALKKLAADDAARTSRPHSPHVANTASAENEDTSGASTPSDPHRATSPPPFPPRAPVTAS encoded by the exons ATGAGCTCCTTACTTACCCTCGTATTTGTCTATTTGCTTGGTGGACTCACATTTATTCCCCTTGTCATCTGCGCCGGTCTCTACGTTGTTCTGTATATCACACCACCAATTGGAGACCCCGACCCCGCAAAACGAATCAAAAATGAACTACAAGCATCATCCAGCGATTCATCCGTCGAAGAGAAACCCCCCGCGGAAGTTTCATCTCCAGATCTTCCGCCACCCCGACTAAAACCATTACAAGGATGGATTGTTGCTCGACGAACATTTGAAGAATCGCCCTCGGATGCCACTTACATGGGAATGATGCGGTCATTCCTTGATTCTCGCTCCAAAGATCGACGGCCACGCGACACATACTATGCTGTTCTCAAAGGCACTGTACTTTATCTCTACGAAGATGAAGCCATGGCCGAATGTTCTGCTGCCCTGGATGCGGGTGCCTACACAGTAGAAATCTGGCCACATGATGGTTTACTTGATGGAGAGCTCTTTGCGAAGCGCAACTGCATTCGGTTTAGCACCAAGTCTTCCAGCCCCGGGAATAGTCCGAACTATATGGCCAGTGTCTCCAAGAATATGAAGCTCGCAGACGAGAATGAGGCCACGGAAGATGAAATGGGTGAGACAAGAGACAAGACCGACTCTAATTTGGTGGACGAACGTTCAAAGAAGCGTCGTGCAGCATTCGACTTATCTCAACCATGGCACCTATTTATCAAGAATAATTCAGACATGGAGGATTGGTACTTTGCTCTCGTCCAAGCCTCCTCCCCTGTTCCAGTTGGTGCCACGGATCCATCTAGCCCACTCGGTTCCGTATTTAGTAGTTCAGATATGGCTCACCTCGTAGCTACACTGGACGCACAACCCGATGCTATACCCACGAGGTGGCTGAACGCTTTGCTTGGACgcctcttcttctccgtctATCGTACTGCCAAGGTCGAGGCTTATATCCTAGGCCGGCTGGCAAGCAAACTCGCAAAGGTAAAGCGACCGGGGTTCCTCACAGCGCTAAGTGTGCGCGAAGTCAGTGTTGGTTCTCGTCCTCCCACGATCGCCACCCCAATGCTTAAGGAGCTCACGCGCTGGGGAGACGCTGCATTGGAATTGAAATTCTTGTTCGATGGCGAATTGAGATTGACTATCGCTGCTACGGCCGAAGTGAGCCTTGGGGCAAGGTTTCGCCCATATGTTGTGCAACTGGTACTGGCGGTTGTGGTTCGGAAGATTGAAGGCAATGTGCTTGTAAAAGTCAAGCGCCCTCCGTCCAACAGAATCTGGTATGGATTTACCTCGATGCCTAAGTTGGAGATCGATGTTCTTCCAGTCGTGAGCGACCGAGAGATCAAATGGGGCGTTGTTCTCAAGCCAATAGAGACACAGCTAAAAGAGATAGTAAGTTTAGTGATTAATCTATCAAGCGTCCTGAAGTTATACGCACCACTCCACTTCTATTCTCATCAACTTTATTCACGCACTTGCTTTCCTCAGATTCGAGAATCAATCGTCATGCCTAACATGGACGATATACCCTTCTTTGAGTCCAGCGGCTACCACCATCGGGGCGGGATCTGGCCTGATGCTGCACGTCGACAATATAACCCTGAGAAAGACGATCCTTCAACCACACCGAACCCAGCTGTGGACATGTCGACACCTCTTGAAGCGTCTGATAAAAGCTCTGCTTCTGCACCTCCGTCTGTCATGGGTCTTGCTACCGATGCATCTCGCCCACGGTCAAGCACCGAGCTTCCAGCTGTATCCGAATCTACACCTAATTTACCTCTTTCCCCCAAATCCAAACCCTCGATGACTGTCGATGAACCGAACACAGCTAACCCTGAAGGTCTGGTGCCAACCTCCGACAGCGCGCGAAGTCGATCTCCATCTCCTGTCGGAATCAAGGTCAATTCGGTCGAGGAACAAATGCCGAGAAAGGAGATGGAAAAAGACAAGCCCAAAGCGGTACCGTTGCCAGCAGTTGTCACGTCGTCGAAACGGTCGTCCTGGTTCTCTCGCACACCTGTGTCTCTGTCTTCTAGCTCTAGTCCGGTCGATGGCCCTCGCGGGCGCACTATTGATTTACAATCCGGGGCGACTTCAGCCAAGGCCACTACAACCGGCGTTCGTGAACACTCTACCCCTCGTTCGCCTGTATTACTCGAGGTCGGGGAAGGTAGTGAGATGGCGCGCGCTTCGAGCAGTCCCCCTCGCATCAATATGTCTGAAACCAACAACAGCGGGCCTAGTCCGACAGTGGTTTCGTCAGGCACCAGCGGACATGCTGAAGCGCCTACTCAGGATACGTTTCCCGATGACCAGACCGACGTCCCGAATGACCCAACGCCTACAGGAAATAATACTACATTCCGTCCCCCTACGCCTATGTTGACCATTAATGGCACTCGTCGCGCCACAGTTTCTCACCAAACCAGTAAATCTGCATCGGGAAATTTCTATAGCGGCGGTTCCGTGTCCAGTTCATCCCTCCCACAAGCAGAATCCTCGACCACTGCGGTATCTTCCGATAGCGAGCTTGTCAAGGGACCCATTTCTGGTACTCCGCCAGACACATCGATCTCCTCCAACGTTTCCAGTCTCAACACTCCCAATGATGTACCTCAAGTGGATTCGAGGGATAACCATGAACTTACTCGTACCTTATCCAATAGCAGCAGCAATTCGCTCTCTGCAAATACGTCGGTAACATCATCCACAGCTCCTACTTCAACGGACATCTCTATTTCTCAAGATCCAACCAACTCTGGGGCTAATTCTTTCCTGTCTGCATGGAAATCGCGAACGGCGGATAAACAGGCGATAAACAATGCAGCGAAGGAAGCGATGAAGAAATGGACGGTCGGTTGGAATAGCCTAAAGCGAGGGGTTGAAGAAGAAAGGGAGCGCAGGCGTAGTACAAATAATACTGGTGCTGCGAATAGTACCCAAGGCGATACTAGTGGCGTTGATGATGAAGGAAGCGGTAGTGATGCAGGTATGGGTGGAGTGGGATCAGCAAACAAAGCGGCAGGGAAGAAGACTTATGCGGAGCTCCGAGCAGGCAA TCTATCCTCATCCCCAAAACCACGACCTACCAGCCTTTCAGTTGTCCCCTCCGCCCCTCGAACCACGACGGAGGTTCAAATTCATTCACCAGATTTATTCGATTCATCAAAGCCGATAATCGAGCAGCCAAAGCCAATCGGCACACAACCTGGAAGAGCCGCTACAATGACGATCCCTGGCATTCACGCCAGCCACCAGGGAGAGGTCATGTCACTAGGGTCCGCACCGGCTCCAATCGACACTTCCAACAAGGATAAGGACAAGGCACAAGACAAACTAATGGACCGAGAGAAGAGCCTATCACCAACCGGGCGACCATCTTCGATTCAGAATGTCTATCGATTGTTTGGCCAGCGCACAATTAGCACCAATAGTAACGATGCCCCGAACCTAACTGGAAGCAACGAAATCCTGAAGCAACCCAAAGCAGCAGCATCGTCAGCATCAATCGACACAATCTCCGTTACACCAACTGACGACGAGCCCCCTGCCGAAATCACATTTTCGCCATCTACTCCTAGATCTAGCACACCTGCACCTTTGTTTCCCTCTCGTTCGGTTCCCAATGGTTTGCCTACTCCCAAATCACCACCCGCGGCTCTCCCTCCAAGTAAAGACTCTGCGACAATGTCTGCGGCGTCCGAGGCCCTGAAGAAGCTGGCGGCAGACGATGCAGCCCGAACCTCTCGACCACACTCCCCACACGTAGCCAATACTGCCTCAGCCGAAAACGAGGATACATCAGGAGCTTCTACCCCCAGTGACCCCCACAGAGCTACTTCCCCACCGCCGTTCCCTCCACGGGCACCAGTGACAGCGAGTTGA
- a CDS encoding NLI interacting factor-like phosphatase: MSESLSLGSLGVRCPITVERLLVVAGDAVLSKGTMLFKWRRGGERGEVRMPYGGQVVSWGVEEGETIGDGGAAVARVEACKHPVEWGGMCASCGDEVGTYAVRLTHDAVGPTVSHEEAYRIEQETAERLTKARKLSLIVDLDQTVVHATVDPTVGEWMAQGEPNPNYTALRDVARFVLADGSSPDGCWYYIKPRPGLSQFLRNLSVKYEMHVYTMGTRAYATEVCKAIDPDGSLFAGRILSRDESGSMTQKNIERLFPVDQSWSSSSTTAPMSGTPTRTTSSKSFPVDDFFVGIGDINAGLLPKQQDALQLPPGATAPQPVPAPKAEAESAPDPAPTPAPESEQKTTTPPGSPRPTHATIPTPPPQPQPPLEEEPTSADNLPITDPTPTDPPTPGEGETTTDETDSTAEPPPPAAATDSLVPTPSLSSSTPTLEQLEAKPSPNDDSVRESLIEAVREERPLAKRLEAMVAEDPVAGNQPDQVQANAPARAVLRDDDRELDRIALLLDEIHARFYEAYEKEWVNANPKSRRNGPRNFNVQKIIPNIKRRVLQGTHILFSSVIPMNSELFGARCHARLGPEITHVVAAKRGTEKVNQARARGTIAIVRPEWLHRVVTTWTRAPEEDYLLDPADRDDLIRRNREEEKTRTNADPTAGPTEMALVVEEEESAPNPGLVGESGIGTPLEAEVREQVDNILHGFDYQAELDALMDSDTETDDGSVSSRGSTPVPGSSQPLKRQRSITAGIVTSGLDPNDPMTRSPLAKRKRLTEMRGSSRLGTEMEVNGVTANGEDDDDDDDSSSSSSDSDIEDFLADGLFGEGEEEEEEETEG; this comes from the exons ATGTCTGAATCACTAAGTCTCGGGTCGCTGGGAGTGCGGTGCCCTATTACTGTTGAACGACTGCTGGTTGTGGCAGGAGATGCGGTGTTGAGCAAGGGGACTATGCTGTTCAAGTGGAGGCGGGGTGGGGAGCGGGGAGAGGTGCGGATGCCGTACGGAGGACAGGTGGTGTCATGGGGGGTGGAGGAAGGGGAGACGATCGGGGACGGGGGAGCGGCGGTTGCGCGGGTGGAGGCATGCAAGCACCCGGTGGAGTGGGGTGGGATGTGTGCGAGCTGCGGAGACGAGGTGGGCACATATGCCGTGCGCCTCACCCATGACGCCGTCGGACCCACCGTGTCCCACGAAGAGGCCTATCGCATCGAGCAGGAGACGGCCGAGCGGCTGACAAAGGCACGCAAACTCTCGCTCATCGTCGATCTCGACCAGACCGTTGTCCACGCCACCGTCGACCCCACCGTAGGCGAGTGGATGGCCCAGGGCGAGCCCAATCCCAACTATACCGCTCTCAGGGATGTCGCTCGCTTTGTCTTGGCCGACGGTTCGAGTCCCGATGGGTGCTGGTACTATATAAAACCAAG ACCTGGTCTGTCCCAGTTCCTGCGCAACTTGTCCGTCAAGTATGAGATGCATGTCTATACCATGGGCACCCGCGCTTATGCGACCGAAGTCTGCAAGGCCATCGACCCAGACGGTTCGCTCTTTGCCGGTCGTATCCTCAGTCGGGACGAGAGCGGGA GCATGACACAAAAGAACATCGAACGCTTGTTCCCTGTCGATCAGTCATGGTCGTCATCATCGACGACCGCGCCGATGTCTGGAACACCCACCAGAACAACCTCGTCAAAGTCATTCCCTGTCG ACGACTTTTTCGTTGGTATTGGTGATATTAATGCTGGATTATTGCCCAAGCAGCAGGACGCTTTGCAGTTGCCTCCTGGTGCGACTGCTCCCCAGCCTGTGCCTGCACCCAAGGCCGAGGCCGAGTCCGCACCCGACCCCGCACCCACACCCGCACCCGAGTCTGAACAAAAAACCACTACTCCACCAGGATCGCCCCGCCCTACACACGCAACGATTCCAACCCCCCCGCCCCAGCCCCAACCCCCGCTGGAAGAAGAGCCAACCTCGGCTGACAATCTGCCCATCACAGACCCAACTCCCACCGACCCTCCCACCCCAGGCGAAGGCGAAACAACCACCGACGAAACAGACTCGACCGCCGAACCCCCACCACCCGCTGCCGCGACAGACTCCCTCGTCCCGACCCCTTCTCTCTCGTCCTCGACGCCCACCCTCGAGCAG CTCGAGGCCAAGCCGAGCCCAAACGATGATTCCGTGCGCGAGAGTTTGATCGAGGCCGTCCGAGAGGAGAGGCCGCTTGCGAAGCGCTTGGAGGCTATGGTTGCTGAGGATCCTGTCGCTGGTAATCAGCCTGATCAGGTCCAGGCGAATGCGCCTGCTCGGGCCGTTTTGAGAGACGATGATAGAGAGCTGGATCGAATTGCTTTG CTGTTGGACGAGATTCATGCCCGGTTTTACGAGGCTTACGAAAAAGAATGGGTCAATGCTAATCCCAAATCACGAAGAAATGGTCCCAGGAACTTTAATGTCCAG AAAATTATACCAAACATTAAACGCCGGGTTCTTCAAGGCACGCATATACTATTCTCGAGCGTTATACCCATGAAC TCCGAATTGTTTGGTGCACGGTGCCATGCCAGACTTGGGCCCGAGATCACTCACGTTGTTGCCGCCAAG CGCGGAACCGAAAAAGTCAACCAAGCGCGCGCACGAGGGACCATTGCGATCGTCAGGCCCGAATGGCTCCATCGGGTAGTAACGACGTGGACCCGTGCGCCCGAGGAAGATTACCTTCTCGACCCTGCGGACCGGGACGACCTGATCAGGCGCAACAGGGAGGAAGAAAAGACCCGAACCAACGCGGACCCGACCGCGGGCCCGACCGAGATGGCGCTCGTCgtcgaggaagaagaaagcGCCCCCAATCCCGGTTTGGTGGGCGAGTCGGGGATTGGGACGCCTTTAGAGGCCGAAGTGCGCGAGCAGGTGGATAATATTCTGCATGGGTTCGATTATCAGGCCGAGTTGGACGCGTTGATGGATTCGGATACTGAAACTGATGATGGGAGTGTTTCCAG TCGAGGGAGTACCCCTGTTCCTGGTTCGTCCCAGCCGTTGAAACGACAACGAAGTATCACGGCTGGGATTGTTACGAGCGGCCTGGATCCTAATGATCCAATGACGAGGTCTCCTCTTGCAAAACGGAAAAGACTGACCGAGATGAGGGGGTCGAGTCGGCTTGGGACCGAGATGGAAGTTAATGGTGTCACGGCCAACGGGgaagacgatgatgatgatgatgactcGTCATCGTCCTCTAGCGACTCGGACATTGAAGACTTTCTAGCCGACGGTTTATTCGgagaaggggaggaagaggaggaagaggagacAGAGGGATAA